From Plasmodium brasilianum strain Bolivian I chromosome 7, whole genome shotgun sequence, the proteins below share one genomic window:
- a CDS encoding autophagy-related protein 3 codes for MSEPLNVKHKIGDTCRKVYSYFKPISNSSSFVKNGTLTPEEFVDAGDFLVYKFKTWEWQEADINRTVPYLPEKKQFLITKNAPCKHRIKDLNYIIRDLEVVENEWLFPHYEEDNNATDIGDFVHDLNFSESAPLKEERVHADSDDDDVIDINNFDINCDVIKEDDPAALDSAGYYSKNAENENVMKIRTYDVSITYDKYYETPRIWLFGYDENGSPLKSDKIFEDILADYSNKTYDPHPCTGVMTASIHPCRHAEAMLRIVKNWVTEEKEPRHDLYLLFLLKFISGVIPTIEYDFTTDIELPRIFLRYLN; via the exons ATGAGTGAACCATTGAATGTAAAGCATAAGATAGGAGACACATGCCGAAAGGTTTATTCGTATTTTAAACCCATCTCAAATTCTTCTTCATTTgttaaaaatg GAACATTAACCCCAGAGGAATTTGTAGACGCAGGCGATTTTTTGGTTTATAAGTTTAAAACATGGGAATG GCAAGAGGCAGATATAAACAGAACTGTTCCATATTTACCAGAGAAGAAGCAATTTCTAATAACTAAGAATGCCCCGTGCAAACATAGAATTAAAGACttgaattatattattcgCGATTTG gAAGTTGTTGAGAATGAGTGGCTGTTCCCACATTATGAAGAGGACAATAACGCCACGGACATAGGTGACT TTGTACATGATCTTAATTTTTCCGAAAGTGCTCCGCTAAAAGAGGAAAgg GTTCATGCGGACAGCGATGACGATGACGTTATAGACATAAATAACTTTGATATAAATTGCGACGTTATTAAA gAAGATGACCCTGCCGCTCTTGACAGCGCAGGATACTATTCTAAAAATGCGGAGAATGAGA ATGTCATGaaaatacgtacatatgatGTTAGTATAACTTACGACAAGTATTACGAAACTCCTCGGATATGGCTATTCGGATATGATGAA AATGGGAGTCCATTAAAATCGGACAAAATTTTTGAAGATATCTTAGCAGACTATAGTAACAAAACA TATGACCCACACCCGTGTACGGGAGTGATGACTGCATCTATTCATCCGTGCAG GCATGCGGAAGCCATGTTAAGGATTGTAAAAAATTGGGTTACTGAAGAAAAGGAGCCAAG gCACGATTTGTATCTGCTATTTCTTTTGAAGTTTATTTCAGGAGTAATACCAACCATTGAATACGACTTTACAACAGATATTGAACTTCCGAg